Below is a genomic region from Pseudomonas frederiksbergensis.
TTCTGCAGCGCGCCACTGAGGCCGGTGTCCTTGTCGGACAGCAGCGTGTCGACCGGCGTAATTTTCCCCAGGTAGGACGATGCCTGACCGTTAAGCGAGGTGGTGGTCTGCAACTGGGTGTCGAGGTAGGCACTGTACACCCGACGCACGTCCGCCAGGGTCGTGCCCGTGCCGATGAATACGTTGTTGCCGTACTGAATCGAAGACTTGCTGTTCTGCACGGTTTGCTGACGCGAATAGCCGGCCGTGTCAACGTTGGCAATGTTATTGCCGGTCACCGCCAAAGACGATGAGGCCGCATTCAACCCCGACATCCCGATATTGAGCAAACTCATGGTTCAGACCTTATAACTTATGCCTATAAAGGCGTCATGGAAGAGCCCGCCGCAGCGTAGTTCTGGTAACTCTTCATCTGTTTGGCAATCTGCGAAATCTTGCTGGCGTAGTTCGGGTCGGTGGCATACCCGGCCTTTTGCAACTCGCGCACAAACTGTTCTGGGTTATCGGCCGACTTCAGCACATCTTGATAGCGATTGTTGCTTTGCAACAACGTCACCAGGTCATGGAAACTGTCCTGATAAGAGTCGTAGGAACGGAACTCGGCCGTCTCCTTGACCATCGCGCCATTTCTGAATTCGCTGGTGATTGCCCGCGCCTGAGCACCCTGCCAGCTACTGCCGGCCTTGATGCCGAACAGGTTGTGACTGCTGGTGCCGTCCTGGGCGCGCATGACCGATTTGCCGTAACCGGTTTCCAGCGCTGCCTGGGCTACCAGATAGCGCGGATCGACACCAATGCGGTCGGCGGCGGCTTTGGCCATCGGCATCATCGCATTGACGAATTCGTCGGCAGAACTGAAGGCCTTCTTCGCTGGCGCCAGTGGTATTTGAGCCATGGCACGACCATAAATCTGCAGGCTTCCGCTCGACGCCGAGTCCGTTTGCGAGGCCAGCCAATCGCCGTTGAACAGGGGATCGGAAGCAGTCTTGGTGCCCTGAGGCAATTGGGTTTTGTTGAGCGCCGTCACAGCGACCGCAGCCGTCGTCGATGCCGACGGCACCAGACCGGCGAGCAAGCGGTCCGTGAGTTTCGGCGGCAGTGCCAGACGCCGCTGGTTGAGCATCGCCACATCATTGCGGTGACCGTCGAGCGATTGCTGCGGCGGATTGATCGCGCGCGACGCCCACAATGGGCGCTGACCATTGAGCCGCGACAACGGCCCATTGGCGCCCACCGTACCGGCAGCCACCGGCGTCGACACTGCCGCTTTTGCTGCTTCCTGCTTGGCAGCAGACAACGCCGCCGCCTCGCCCGGAGCCAGCGGCTTGTTCTTCGACATCTGGCGCATCAGCACGTCGGCCAGACCAATACCACCGCCCTGACGGGACATGGAAACCGCCAGCTGCTGGTCGTACATTTCCTGGTACTGCTTGGCCGCCGGCGTGTTGAGCGGATTGTCCTTGCCCAGTGCTTCGGTGGCCGAGCGCATGGACTTGAGCATTTCGCCGAGGAACAGCGATTCGAACTCCTGCGCCACTTTGCGCATGTTCGCATCGCTGTTCTTGTCGCCGACCTTGAGCTGGTTAAGCCGGTTCAGGTCCGAGTACGAACCCGAATCGCCACTGCTGACCAGCCCGCTCTTGTGAAGATCCATGTTCGCCATATCAAATCACAATCAGGTCGGCTTGCAGGGCGCCAGCCTGCTTCAACGCTTCAAGGATCGCCATCAAGTCACCCGGCGCCGCGCCGACCTGATTCACCGCACGGACAATCTCGTCCAGCGTGGTGCCAGGGCCAAATTTGAACATTGGCTTGGCTTCCTGCTGAGCATTGACCCGGGAGCGCGGCACGACGGCCGTCTGACCATTGGACAAAGGCCCTGGCTGACTAACGATCGGGTCTTCGGTGATGGTCACGGTCAGGCTGCCGTGAGTCACGGCGGCCGGTGAAACCTTGACGTTCTGACCGATCACGATGGTGCCGGTCCGCGAGTTGATGATGACCTTGGCCACCGCCTGCCCCGGATCGACTTCGAGGTTTTCGAGGATCGACAGGTAGTCGACGCGCTGACTCGGATCGAGCGGCGCCGTGACGCGGATCGAACCGCCATCAATGGCCTGCGCAACACCAGGGCCGAGCATGTTGTTGATCTTGTCGACAACGCGCTTGGCGGTGGTGAAGTCGGAGCGATTGAGATTGAGGGTCAGGCTGTTGCCCTGATTGAAACCGCTCGGCACCGAACGCTCGACCGACGCACCGCCCGGGATGCGACCGGCCGACGGAACGTTGACGGTGATCTTCGAACCGTCGCGCCCCTCGGCATCAAAACCACCGACCACCAGGTTGCCCTGAGCGATCGCATAAACGTTACCGTCGATCCCCTTGAGCGGCGTCAGCAGCAAGGTGCCGCCGCGCAGGCTCTTGGAGTTACCGATCGAGGACACGGTGATGTCAACCTGCTGACCCGGCTTGGCGAACGCCGGCAAGTCGGCACTGATCGACACCGCCGCGACGTTCTTCAACTGCACGTTGCCGGAACCGGCCGGCACCTTGATGCCGAACTGCGAGAGCATGTTGTTGAAGGTCTGCAGGGTGAACGGGGTTTGCGTGGTCTGGTCACCCGTGCCGTTAAGCCCGACGACCAGGCCGTAGCCGATCAATTGGTTGGAACGCACGCCCGAAATACTGGCGATGTCCTTCAACCGCTCGGCCTGAACGCCGAGGGAGGTGGACAGCAACAACATGGCCGCCATCAGGTGCTTGAAATTAAACATGAGTCGTTTCATCACCTAGAAAGGGAACAACGGGCTTAAGAAGAAACGGTCGAACCAGCCTGGCTGACTCGCGTCGGCAAACGAACCGGTCCCCGAATAGGTGATGCGCGCATCAGCGATACGCGTCGACGACACCGTGTTATCGGTAGCGATATCGTCCGCCCTGACCAGACCGGCAATGCGCACCAGCTCATCACCGGTGTTGAGGGTCATCCACTTCTCGCCACGCACGGCAATGATGCCGTTGGGCAACACGTCGGCAACGGTGACGGTGATCGAACCGACCAGGCTGTTGCCCTGCCCTGCCTTGCTGTCACCCTTGGTTGCGCGGTCACCGCTGTAATTGGCACTCAGACTCAGAGGGCTATTGGTGGCCGGGGTGCCACCGAACAACGAGGTCAGACCGAGTCCGGTCTTGCTGGTTTTGTCCACCTGGGAGTTGGCGTTTTTACTGGCCTGGGTCTTCTCGTTCAGGGTAATGGTGATGATGTCACCGACCCTGAATGCCTTGCGGTCGCCATACAGATTCTGCTCGAAACCGGCCTGATAGATCGAGCCGTTGTTCGCCGCTGCCGGCAGCGGCGTACGAGGCAACACGGGCGCGTAGTACGGGTCATTGGGCTTCGGCGTCGGGCCGACGCAGCCCGCGAGCACGGCGATCCCACTCAGTGCGAGAACAGATACAAAGCGATTCATGACCCTACCTCACGGTGTTGCAGGCGGCTTCATGCCACCTCATAGACTTGATTACAGATTCTGCGCGACAAACGAGAGCATCTGGTCGGCGGTGGAGATCACCTTGGAGTTCATCTCGTAGGCACGTTGAGTGGTGATCATGTTGACCATCTCTTCAACGGTGCTGACGTTGGAGGTTTCCAGGGTGTTCTGCAGCGTGGTACCAAAACCGTTCAGGCCCGGGGTGCCGACTTGCGGCGCGCCGCTGGCGGCGGTTTCCTGGAACAGGTTGTTACCCGTCGCCTGCAGGCCGGCCGGGTTGATGAAGTCGGCGGTTTGCAGGTTGCCGATCACTTGCGCGGCGGCGGCGCCTGGAACGGTGATCGACACCGTACCGTCACGACCGACCGTAAAGGTCTGAGCGTTGTTCGGAATCACGATAGCCGGCTCAAGGGCAAAGCCACTGGCATTAACGATCTGGCCATTGGAGTCCAGGTGGAACGTACCGTCACGGGTGTAGGCGGTCGTGCCGTCCGGCTGCCGGATCTGGAAGAAACCCCGACCGTCGACCGCCATGTCCAGCGGTTGATCGGTGGTTTGCAGGCTACCGGCGGTGAAGTTTTTCTGAGTGCCGACAATGCGCACACCGGTACCCAATTGCAGACCCGACGGCAGTGCGCTGTCCTGGGTCGACTGGGCGCCTGGCTGACGCTTGATCTGGTACAACAAGTCCTGGAACTCGGCACGGTCACGTTTGAAACCCGTGGTCGATACGTTCGCCAGGTTGTTGGAAATAGTCGTCAGGTTGGTGTCCTGGGCGGACAGACCTGTTTTGGCAACCCATAGAGCCGGAAGCATTCAATTCTCCTCGTGCGCCTGTTTTACGGCGCGACGTTCTGATAATTAGCTGATCTGCAAGACCCGAGCCATGGCCTGGTCGTCGTCTTTGGCGGTGTTCATCATCTTGATGTGCAGCTCGAATTGCTTGGACAAGGCCAACACCGAGGTCATCTCTTCAACGGCGTTGACGTTGCTCGACTCAAGAAAACCCGACACCAGTTGCACGTTGGCATCGGCCGGTGCCGGCTTGCCGTCGGCGGTATGGATCGAACCGTCCAGACCTTTAGTCATGTTCTTGATGTCCGGGTTGACCAGCTTGATGCGGTCAATTTCTGCCATGACGCGCGGACCTTCACCCATCGACCGAATGCT
It encodes:
- the flgJ gene encoding flagellar assembly peptidoglycan hydrolase FlgJ — its product is MDLHKSGLVSSGDSGSYSDLNRLNQLKVGDKNSDANMRKVAQEFESLFLGEMLKSMRSATEALGKDNPLNTPAAKQYQEMYDQQLAVSMSRQGGGIGLADVLMRQMSKNKPLAPGEAAALSAAKQEAAKAAVSTPVAAGTVGANGPLSRLNGQRPLWASRAINPPQQSLDGHRNDVAMLNQRRLALPPKLTDRLLAGLVPSASTTAAVAVTALNKTQLPQGTKTASDPLFNGDWLASQTDSASSGSLQIYGRAMAQIPLAPAKKAFSSADEFVNAMMPMAKAAADRIGVDPRYLVAQAALETGYGKSVMRAQDGTSSHNLFGIKAGSSWQGAQARAITSEFRNGAMVKETAEFRSYDSYQDSFHDLVTLLQSNNRYQDVLKSADNPEQFVRELQKAGYATDPNYASKISQIAKQMKSYQNYAAAGSSMTPL
- a CDS encoding flagellar basal body P-ring protein FlgI, with the translated sequence MFNFKHLMAAMLLLSTSLGVQAERLKDIASISGVRSNQLIGYGLVVGLNGTGDQTTQTPFTLQTFNNMLSQFGIKVPAGSGNVQLKNVAAVSISADLPAFAKPGQQVDITVSSIGNSKSLRGGTLLLTPLKGIDGNVYAIAQGNLVVGGFDAEGRDGSKITVNVPSAGRIPGGASVERSVPSGFNQGNSLTLNLNRSDFTTAKRVVDKINNMLGPGVAQAIDGGSIRVTAPLDPSQRVDYLSILENLEVDPGQAVAKVIINSRTGTIVIGQNVKVSPAAVTHGSLTVTITEDPIVSQPGPLSNGQTAVVPRSRVNAQQEAKPMFKFGPGTTLDEIVRAVNQVGAAPGDLMAILEALKQAGALQADLIVI
- the flgH gene encoding flagellar basal body L-ring protein FlgH — protein: MNRFVSVLALSGIAVLAGCVGPTPKPNDPYYAPVLPRTPLPAAANNGSIYQAGFEQNLYGDRKAFRVGDIITITLNEKTQASKNANSQVDKTSKTGLGLTSLFGGTPATNSPLSLSANYSGDRATKGDSKAGQGNSLVGSITVTVADVLPNGIIAVRGEKWMTLNTGDELVRIAGLVRADDIATDNTVSSTRIADARITYSGTGSFADASQPGWFDRFFLSPLFPF
- the flgG gene encoding flagellar basal-body rod protein FlgG translates to MLPALWVAKTGLSAQDTNLTTISNNLANVSTTGFKRDRAEFQDLLYQIKRQPGAQSTQDSALPSGLQLGTGVRIVGTQKNFTAGSLQTTDQPLDMAVDGRGFFQIRQPDGTTAYTRDGTFHLDSNGQIVNASGFALEPAIVIPNNAQTFTVGRDGTVSITVPGAAAAQVIGNLQTADFINPAGLQATGNNLFQETAASGAPQVGTPGLNGFGTTLQNTLETSNVSTVEEMVNMITTQRAYEMNSKVISTADQMLSFVAQNL